From a single Bacillus pseudomycoides DSM 12442 genomic region:
- a CDS encoding TnsD family Tn7-like transposition protein → MLPFFTNPYPDELIYSAIARYHFYSGNIDCKDTLEEVFQSRSVIPSVEIGSHFAILANIGSNYSVETILANHTIYSYYVIFLTKQRQQEILQDVSSNGQALYTRLGMIAGSICRKAGLYYCAECTKSDVEQFGEPYIHREHQLQGIDYCPHHEVQLRKYPVDTTSRIEYIRFELKNMDLSSIYKDDPLAKMSIYLSKQAYKLLQLPLHKFSREDIKLKYSALLCELNLITVSNRVRQKELYQAFKSKFPKGFLEKYESTLNIADEYNWLKVITRNTKRHVHPFRHLLMLYFLEQDVDEFVNQKVNGGPFGTGPWPCLNKAATHYRDLVIPSVEVTRDFKSTAPIGTFTCSCGFVYARKGPDLSLEDRFRIGRVKVFGEVWKSKLKQLSKANLSTRVIARELGVDSKTVKRYLGEHELVSNQVKTENKALLEQYKNEMIEGIRKFPDLSRKALRDRFKKQYMFLYRYDQEWLMKNLPINQKKLEPTKTIDWDKRDREYVVKIKTLYKDLLAKERPIRITVSAIGKRLGILANLEHHLDKLSQTKELLKGIIESVEQFQIRRCCKVIDQMITMDEPVILWKVQRIAAVKTHHFHEIKPKLEEYLKKKQDVSNDEQTTD, encoded by the coding sequence ATGCTACCATTTTTCACTAATCCATATCCAGATGAATTAATATATTCAGCGATTGCACGTTATCACTTTTATAGTGGCAATATTGATTGTAAAGACACGTTAGAAGAAGTGTTTCAAAGTCGTTCTGTGATTCCGAGTGTGGAGATTGGTAGCCATTTTGCTATATTAGCTAATATAGGCTCTAACTATTCTGTTGAGACTATATTAGCTAATCATACAATTTATTCTTATTATGTAATATTTTTAACAAAGCAGCGTCAGCAAGAAATTCTACAAGACGTTTCTAGTAATGGACAAGCACTTTATACAAGACTTGGTATGATTGCAGGAAGTATTTGTAGAAAAGCTGGCCTCTATTATTGTGCCGAATGTACGAAAAGTGATGTAGAGCAATTTGGAGAGCCATATATACATCGAGAGCATCAGCTACAAGGCATTGATTACTGTCCCCACCATGAGGTGCAATTGAGAAAATATCCAGTAGATACAACTAGCCGTATTGAATACATTCGTTTTGAGTTAAAGAATATGGATCTATCTTCTATTTACAAAGATGATCCTTTGGCAAAAATGTCAATTTACTTATCAAAACAAGCATATAAATTATTGCAATTGCCGTTACATAAATTTTCACGAGAAGATATTAAGTTGAAATACAGTGCGTTATTGTGTGAATTAAATCTAATTACAGTTTCAAATCGAGTACGTCAAAAAGAATTGTATCAAGCATTTAAAAGTAAGTTCCCTAAAGGCTTTTTAGAAAAGTATGAGAGTACCCTAAATATAGCTGATGAGTATAACTGGTTAAAGGTGATTACTCGTAATACAAAGCGTCATGTACATCCTTTTAGGCATTTGTTAATGCTATATTTTTTAGAGCAGGATGTAGATGAATTTGTGAATCAAAAGGTTAATGGAGGTCCATTTGGTACGGGGCCTTGGCCTTGTTTGAATAAAGCGGCAACACACTATAGAGATTTGGTTATTCCTAGTGTTGAGGTTACAAGAGATTTTAAATCAACAGCTCCAATTGGTACATTTACCTGTTCATGTGGATTTGTCTACGCAAGAAAAGGGCCTGATCTGTCTTTAGAAGATCGATTTCGTATAGGAAGGGTGAAAGTATTTGGTGAAGTGTGGAAGTCAAAGCTTAAACAATTGTCTAAGGCCAATCTTAGTACAAGAGTAATTGCGAGAGAATTAGGAGTCGATTCAAAGACAGTTAAAAGGTATTTAGGGGAACATGAGTTGGTAAGTAATCAAGTAAAAACAGAGAATAAAGCGTTACTTGAACAATATAAAAATGAAATGATAGAAGGGATACGAAAATTTCCTGATTTATCTCGTAAAGCTTTGAGAGACCGTTTTAAAAAGCAATATATGTTCTTATATCGGTATGATCAAGAATGGTTGATGAAGAATTTGCCTATAAATCAAAAGAAGCTAGAGCCAACTAAAACGATAGACTGGGATAAACGAGATAGAGAATATGTGGTAAAAATAAAAACGCTCTATAAAGATTTATTAGCAAAAGAAAGGCCTATTCGAATAACAGTTTCAGCGATAGGCAAACGATTAGGAATATTAGCGAACTTGGAGCATCATTTAGATAAACTATCGCAAACAAAGGAATTATTAAAAGGAATAATTGAGTCAGTCGAGCAATTTCAAATTCGTCGTTGTTGTAAAGTGATTGACCAAATGATAACGATGGATGAGCCAGTTATACTATGGAAAGTACAGCGTATAGCAGCAGTAAAAACGCATCATTTTCATGAAATAAAACCAAAGCTAGAAGAATATTTGAAAAAGAAACAGGATGTGAGTAATGATGAGCAAACAACAGATTAA